A window from Peptococcaceae bacterium 1198_IL3148 encodes these proteins:
- a CDS encoding AAA family ATPase translates to MVKIKMWQNPERVEPAHKKEVPRRKLGPIKPVVERPSNYEEQNQHKGVKEIMDEINKLIGLESVKKLIKELHAFIEIQRLREKEKLAHEPMVLHMIFKGNPGTGKTTVARLLGQLFKEMGVLNKGHIIEVERADLVGEYIGHTAKRTRDQIKKALGGILFIDEAYSLARGGDKDFGKECIDCMVKSMEDNKDNLILILAGYQREMDDFIESNPGLRSRFPIHITFPDYTIQQLMEIATLMLNEREYKLTPEAEEQMRVLLKERARLHRNSGNARLVRNLIERSMRLQAVRLLNYKQSKLSREELMIITLEDIINAYDDLTEN, encoded by the coding sequence TTGGTAAAAATTAAAATGTGGCAAAACCCAGAGCGGGTAGAACCTGCCCATAAAAAAGAAGTACCACGCCGAAAATTAGGGCCCATTAAGCCAGTGGTTGAACGACCGTCGAACTATGAGGAACAGAACCAACATAAGGGCGTTAAAGAAATAATGGACGAAATCAACAAATTAATTGGCTTAGAAAGTGTAAAGAAACTAATTAAAGAGTTGCATGCCTTTATTGAGATTCAGAGATTAAGGGAAAAAGAAAAATTAGCCCATGAGCCAATGGTATTACATATGATATTTAAAGGTAACCCGGGCACTGGTAAAACTACGGTGGCCAGACTACTAGGTCAATTATTTAAAGAAATGGGTGTACTAAACAAAGGGCATATTATTGAAGTGGAAAGGGCCGATTTGGTGGGCGAGTATATTGGCCATACCGCTAAGCGCACCCGAGACCAAATAAAAAAGGCTTTGGGGGGGATTTTATTTATCGATGAAGCCTATTCACTGGCCAGGGGCGGAGATAAAGATTTTGGCAAAGAGTGTATTGATTGTATGGTAAAATCAATGGAGGATAATAAAGATAATTTGATTCTAATATTGGCAGGCTATCAACGGGAAATGGATGATTTTATTGAAAGCAATCCTGGATTGCGCTCAAGATTTCCCATTCATATTACCTTTCCGGATTATACTATACAGCAGTTAATGGAGATTGCTACATTAATGCTCAACGAACGTGAATATAAGTTAACACCAGAAGCTGAGGAACAGATGAGAGTTTTATTAAAGGAGCGAGCCAGACTACACCGCAACAGTGGCAATGCCAGGTTGGTGAGAAATTTAATTGAACGCTCAATGCGTTTGCAAGCGGTGCGCTTGCTAAATTATAAGCAGTCTAAACTCAGTCGAGAAGAGTTAATGATTATCACACTAGAGGACATAATTAATGCTTACGATGACTTAACAGAAAATTGA
- the mutL gene encoding DNA mismatch repair endonuclease MutL, whose translation MPKIKVLDQQTANKIAAGEVVERPFSVVKELVENALDSGATRISIDIKDGGITSITVSDNGCGIEPDDAALAFLRHATSKINKVEDLFHVATLGFRGEALPSIAAVSLVTMVTRTQNSDGGTKLELEGGQIVNTEPVGCPPGTSITIKDLFFNTPARKKHLKSAAAETAMISDLISRLALSRPDVNFKLISQNRILLETPGNGKLLDTIAAVNGVQMARKMLPIEGQGDGIFIGGYVGKPELNRATRTNQTLLVNGRYVKSKIISDALQQAYFTLLSSNRYPVAVLTVEIDPTLVDVNVHPAKMEVRISKERELCQIIIAAVKKALRTVMVVPQLEQPVMQPKVSQSPVEAKEPKNQEEAVFKQTKLDLSISPEPINPIASGQKKLINQQLNNQTADRYETANIAVNSPNQAWQETKETYQKQPMQDNFPDLLPIGQLLPTYILCQGPDGLYIIDQHAAHERVLYEYYSQQQDKEHDSQMLLVPVVLELNHHETQILTDNIIAIRQVGFIIEHFGGNNYLIRGVPNGFPAGEEAKFFFDILDTKTDYFHEKLAASLACRNAIKAGQKLSTMEMENLINQIKELSNPFSCPHGRPTIIRLTFDELIKRFKR comes from the coding sequence TTGCCTAAAATCAAAGTTTTAGATCAACAAACTGCAAATAAAATTGCAGCGGGAGAAGTTGTGGAACGACCCTTTTCTGTGGTTAAGGAACTGGTGGAAAATGCTCTGGATTCTGGGGCAACAAGAATAAGTATTGACATTAAAGATGGGGGTATCACTTCCATCACTGTCAGTGATAACGGATGCGGCATCGAACCAGATGATGCCGCATTGGCTTTCCTCAGGCATGCCACCAGCAAAATAAATAAAGTTGAGGATTTATTTCATGTAGCTACCCTTGGTTTCCGTGGCGAGGCGCTGCCCAGCATTGCTGCGGTGTCACTGGTGACAATGGTTACTAGAACCCAAAATAGTGATGGTGGTACAAAATTAGAACTTGAGGGCGGGCAGATTGTGAATACCGAGCCAGTTGGTTGTCCACCTGGCACTAGCATCACAATTAAAGATTTATTCTTTAACACACCGGCCCGCAAAAAGCACTTAAAAAGCGCAGCAGCGGAAACCGCAATGATTAGTGATCTTATTTCCCGACTGGCTCTATCCCGTCCGGATGTTAATTTTAAACTAATTTCTCAAAACCGGATATTGCTGGAGACCCCAGGTAACGGCAAACTTTTAGATACCATAGCTGCCGTTAACGGAGTGCAAATGGCCAGAAAAATGCTGCCCATTGAGGGCCAGGGGGATGGCATTTTCATTGGCGGTTACGTTGGTAAGCCAGAATTAAATCGTGCCACCAGGACAAACCAAACGCTGTTAGTAAATGGCCGCTATGTTAAAAGCAAAATAATTTCCGATGCGTTACAACAAGCCTATTTTACTCTATTATCTTCCAATCGCTATCCAGTGGCGGTGTTGACAGTGGAGATTGATCCCACTTTAGTGGATGTCAATGTGCACCCTGCAAAGATGGAAGTGCGTATCAGCAAAGAACGAGAACTGTGTCAAATAATTATAGCTGCGGTAAAAAAAGCCCTTAGAACAGTAATGGTGGTGCCACAACTGGAACAACCAGTAATGCAACCAAAGGTCAGCCAAAGCCCGGTGGAAGCTAAAGAACCAAAGAATCAAGAAGAAGCAGTATTTAAGCAGACCAAATTAGATTTATCCATCAGCCCTGAACCAATAAACCCAATAGCTTCTGGACAAAAGAAATTGATAAACCAGCAGCTAAATAATCAGACAGCTGATCGATATGAGACGGCAAATATAGCGGTAAATTCCCCTAACCAGGCATGGCAGGAAACTAAAGAAACGTATCAAAAGCAACCCATGCAGGACAATTTTCCAGACCTGTTACCAATAGGCCAATTGCTACCCACTTATATATTATGTCAAGGTCCCGATGGTTTGTATATCATCGATCAGCATGCTGCCCATGAAAGGGTACTTTATGAATATTACTCTCAACAACAGGATAAGGAACATGACAGTCAAATGCTTTTGGTACCAGTGGTGTTGGAATTAAACCATCACGAAACTCAAATATTAACAGATAACATTATCGCCATTAGACAAGTTGGTTTTATAATAGAACACTTTGGTGGTAATAATTATTTAATTAGAGGTGTTCCCAATGGCTTTCCCGCTGGCGAAGAAGCTAAATTTTTCTTTGATATCTTAGATACTAAAACCGATTATTTCCATGAAAAATTAGCAGCCAGTTTAGCCTGTCGCAATGCAATTAAAGCGGGACAAAAGCTATCAACAATGGAAATGGAAAATTTAATTAATCAAATTAAAGAACTGAGCAACCCATTTAGTTGTCCCCATGGCAGGCCAACCATTATTCGTCTAACATTTGACGAACTGATAAAGAGGTTTAAGCGATGA
- a CDS encoding acyclic terpene utilization AtuA family protein, with the protein MKEYRVLSPTAILGYGFPESSFNEGLKYQPDVIAVDAGSSDPGPYYLGAGVSFTDRNAVKRDLEIIIAAGLERNIPVLIGTAGGSGANSHLEWNLDIIKEIAKEQNYHFKLAVITAELDKDFLLDQLQAGRITPLHPAPELTAEDIKKSTNIVAQMGIEPLIKALDEGAQVILAGRCYDPAVFAADAIRKGYDPGLAVHMGKILECGAIAAEPGSGSDSALGIIQPDGFIIQPLADNRRCSVTSVAAHTLYEKTNPYELPGPGGILSLQNTSFEQNSDKAVKVTGSKFVPAINYTVKLEGAKKIGYRTVSIAGCRDAIMISKIDEIINAVKLRVKDNFQKQGYNYNLHFHIYGKNGVMGDLEPTEATGHELGIVIDVVADTQETANTICSFTRSTMLHYGYPDRIATAGNLAFPYSPSDFKVGPVYEFSIYHLLEVDDPLKLFPIQMMEV; encoded by the coding sequence ATGAAAGAATATCGAGTGCTTTCGCCCACTGCCATTTTAGGCTATGGTTTTCCGGAGTCTTCCTTTAACGAAGGTTTAAAATATCAACCAGATGTAATTGCCGTGGATGCTGGTTCCAGCGACCCTGGGCCCTACTATCTGGGGGCAGGGGTGTCCTTTACCGATCGCAACGCTGTAAAAAGGGATTTAGAAATCATCATTGCCGCAGGTTTGGAGCGCAACATACCAGTTTTAATTGGTACTGCTGGTGGCAGTGGAGCCAATAGCCATCTGGAATGGAATTTGGACATTATTAAAGAAATAGCAAAGGAGCAAAATTATCACTTTAAACTGGCGGTAATTACAGCAGAATTAGACAAAGATTTTCTTTTAGACCAGTTACAGGCAGGCCGGATAACTCCATTGCATCCGGCCCCGGAACTTACCGCGGAGGACATTAAAAAATCTACTAATATAGTGGCTCAAATGGGAATTGAGCCACTGATTAAAGCACTGGATGAAGGGGCGCAAGTAATACTGGCTGGACGTTGTTATGACCCAGCGGTTTTTGCGGCCGATGCCATTAGAAAAGGTTACGACCCAGGACTAGCCGTACATATGGGTAAAATTTTAGAATGTGGTGCCATTGCTGCAGAACCCGGCAGCGGCAGTGATTCAGCATTGGGTATTATTCAACCGGACGGTTTTATTATTCAACCCCTGGCCGATAACAGACGCTGTAGCGTAACGTCCGTTGCTGCCCACACTTTATATGAAAAGACAAATCCCTATGAATTACCGGGGCCCGGGGGAATTTTAAGTTTACAGAATACATCCTTTGAACAAAATAGTGACAAAGCTGTGAAGGTAACTGGCAGCAAATTTGTCCCCGCCATTAACTATACCGTTAAATTAGAAGGCGCCAAAAAAATTGGATATCGGACGGTATCCATTGCTGGCTGTCGTGATGCTATTATGATCAGTAAAATTGATGAAATTATCAACGCAGTGAAACTTAGGGTTAAAGATAACTTCCAAAAGCAAGGATATAATTATAATTTACATTTCCACATCTATGGCAAGAACGGTGTCATGGGAGATTTAGAACCCACTGAAGCCACCGGTCACGAGCTTGGTATTGTCATCGATGTTGTGGCGGACACCCAAGAAACAGCTAACACAATATGTAGTTTTACTAGAAGCACAATGCTTCATTATGGTTATCCTGATCGAATTGCCACCGCTGGTAACTTAGCTTTTCCCTATTCCCCATCTGATTTTAAAGTGGGACCGGTGTATGAATTTAGTATTTACCATCTTCTTGAAGTAGATGATCCGTTAAAACTATTTCCAATTCAGATGATGGAGGTATAA
- a CDS encoding class I SAM-dependent methyltransferase has protein sequence MIGLQNNYLVTTSVKSSEQLIARALEIAQQLNIPYTPRKRCPLPELETKYNSNGILVVSKDRLSIYVNGQEFFFHPGMAKLRIKALKNGHTDQMIDAMGLGSMDCVLDCTLGLASDAIVANYITGAKGLVTGLEVNPLMAYVVADGIAHYNNNSPTLVKAVRGIKVINANHQRYLCALPDKSIDVIYFDPMFRNPLHKSTSMTPLRQLANHAPLNLKTIKEACRVAKKRVVMKEANGSNEFYRLGFKQVVGGKNSPVAYGVIIIGGDDE, from the coding sequence ATGATTGGTTTACAAAATAATTATTTGGTAACTACATCAGTAAAATCTTCTGAACAATTAATTGCCAGGGCGTTGGAGATTGCCCAGCAGCTGAACATACCCTACACCCCCAGAAAACGATGCCCTTTGCCAGAATTAGAAACCAAATATAACAGCAATGGTATTCTAGTGGTGTCAAAGGATCGTTTGTCAATTTATGTTAATGGCCAAGAATTCTTTTTTCATCCAGGAATGGCAAAATTACGCATTAAGGCTTTAAAAAATGGGCATACTGATCAAATGATTGATGCCATGGGTTTGGGTTCTATGGACTGTGTGCTTGACTGTACCCTTGGTTTAGCATCGGACGCCATTGTGGCCAATTATATTACCGGGGCTAAAGGCTTGGTTACCGGTTTAGAGGTTAATCCACTAATGGCCTATGTGGTTGCTGATGGCATCGCTCATTATAACAATAACAGTCCGACGTTGGTCAAGGCGGTAAGAGGGATAAAGGTAATCAATGCCAATCACCAGCGATACCTCTGTGCTTTACCTGATAAAAGTATAGATGTGATCTACTTTGACCCGATGTTTCGCAATCCATTGCACAAATCAACCAGTATGACTCCCCTGCGGCAATTGGCAAACCATGCCCCTTTAAATTTAAAAACCATCAAAGAAGCATGCAGGGTGGCTAAAAAGCGGGTGGTAATGAAAGAAGCAAACGGAAGCAATGAATTTTATCGATTAGGTTTTAAACAGGTGGTTGGTGGCAAAAATTCCCCCGTTGCTTATGGCGTGATTATTATTGGGGGTGATGATGAATGA
- the miaA gene encoding tRNA (adenosine(37)-N6)-dimethylallyltransferase MiaA has product MKKTLIAIVGPTATGKTAVGVELALRLNGEVVSADSMLVYKSMDIGTAKPTPQEQRGVPHHLIDIISPLEEYNVAKYQQHAEEAIHKIHTKNRLPIIVGGTGLYIRSIIDEYNFDIPGEDVEFRLHLQRQAAEKGGVWLHNQLVQVDPVAAENIHPNNIRRVIRALEVYKLTGKPFSSMQCASYQSKAKYQVSIFGLTMPREMLYRRIEQRVDNMLAAGLIDEVKMLLRQGINRSSTAMQGLGYKEIVAYLAGETTLEAAIELLKRDTRRFAKRQLTWFRRDPRIHWIDMHNYDSTAQVTNEIINLLQEKISVASK; this is encoded by the coding sequence ATGAAAAAAACGTTAATAGCCATTGTTGGACCCACAGCCACTGGCAAAACGGCGGTGGGAGTTGAGCTGGCGCTCAGATTAAATGGTGAAGTGGTTTCGGCAGACTCTATGTTAGTTTACAAATCTATGGATATAGGCACTGCCAAACCTACCCCACAGGAGCAAAGGGGGGTACCACACCATTTAATAGATATAATATCTCCCTTAGAGGAGTATAACGTGGCTAAGTACCAACAGCATGCCGAAGAGGCCATCCATAAAATACACACTAAGAACAGACTGCCCATCATTGTCGGCGGTACTGGTTTATATATTCGATCAATTATCGATGAATATAATTTTGATATCCCTGGTGAAGACGTTGAATTTAGATTGCACTTGCAAAGGCAAGCCGCCGAAAAGGGCGGTGTGTGGTTACATAATCAACTTGTACAAGTGGACCCTGTGGCAGCCGAAAATATTCATCCCAACAATATTCGTAGAGTAATCCGCGCTTTAGAGGTATATAAACTCACTGGCAAACCCTTTTCCAGTATGCAGTGTGCCAGTTATCAAAGTAAAGCAAAATACCAGGTCTCTATTTTTGGCTTGACCATGCCTAGGGAGATGCTGTATCGGCGTATCGAACAACGGGTGGATAATATGCTGGCGGCGGGTTTGATCGACGAAGTTAAAATGTTACTACGACAGGGCATAAACCGATCAAGTACCGCTATGCAAGGGTTAGGCTATAAAGAGATAGTAGCTTATCTGGCGGGGGAAACCACGCTGGAAGCAGCCATTGAGCTGCTAAAGCGGGATACTAGACGATTTGCCAAGCGTCAATTAACTTGGTTTAGAAGGGACCCACGAATACATTGGATAGATATGCATAATTATGATAGCACAGCGCAAGTAACCAATGAAATTATAAACTTATTGCAGGAAAAGATTTCTGTGGCGTCGAAATGA
- the hfq gene encoding RNA chaperone Hfq, with protein MNKTQINLQDAFLNQVRKDSIPITMFLVNGFQLKGLVKGFDNFTVILESEGKQMMVYKHAISTISPVRPVNMNSPEGKNA; from the coding sequence ATGAACAAAACTCAAATTAATTTGCAAGATGCTTTTTTGAACCAAGTTCGCAAAGATAGCATTCCCATTACTATGTTTTTAGTTAATGGGTTTCAACTTAAGGGATTGGTTAAAGGATTTGATAACTTTACAGTAATACTGGAGAGTGAGGGTAAGCAAATGATGGTATATAAGCATGCCATATCTACCATTAGTCCAGTAAGGCCTGTGAACATGAACTCTCCGGAAGGTAAAAATGCTTAA
- a CDS encoding hydantoinase/oxoprolinase family protein produces the protein MYIGIDVGGTSTDAVLLSNGRVQATAKVYNTPNNLLSDLVQALDTLMKGVTADEIERVVLSTTVITNLIAERKNDPVGLLLMPGPGCKLQLYKKPNVHLLSGTIDYKGREITPVVEEEIIAAIDDFDSKGIDKVAIVGKFSPRNNRHELQVADIVTKLKPNWQVEMGHRDGGKLNFPRRVATTLFTCATKEKYQSFVYSVQQALRQRHINAQVFILKADGGTMPLESSIQSPVETIFSGPAASTLGAQALTPAGETSLVIDIGGTTTDLALILSGQPLLSSKGVMLDDQFTQVRALAVKSVPVGGDSIVEAVGKELIIYSERMGKPYCLGGPLPTPTDALNVMGLTKLGDIDKSWAAMEVLSQQTQRSPVEVARNIIDLFVDTVVTEIENMYLEWEQEPAYRIWEVMQSRKMRTKNVVGVGGGAMGFVPQIAIKIGGIPIISPYATAANAIGAAVAKPTMQVTLRADTEQKVYSIEEYGYQGKIEATPFGRDQALNLAKKWLLDRAAAIDIGDQIQEIEVTRQDVFNIVRDMQTTGRIYDVCVQTVRGIQWHVDAGGRLI, from the coding sequence GTGTACATTGGTATAGATGTGGGGGGAACATCAACAGATGCAGTGTTACTTAGTAACGGCAGAGTGCAGGCCACTGCAAAGGTTTACAACACCCCCAATAACTTGTTGTCAGATCTGGTGCAGGCGTTGGACACGTTAATGAAAGGCGTTACCGCTGATGAAATAGAAAGAGTGGTACTTTCCACAACTGTGATCACAAATTTAATAGCGGAACGGAAAAATGATCCAGTGGGATTGTTACTTATGCCAGGTCCTGGGTGTAAACTACAACTGTATAAAAAACCTAATGTACACTTATTGAGCGGAACCATTGACTACAAAGGTAGAGAAATAACTCCAGTGGTGGAGGAGGAAATAATTGCTGCCATTGATGATTTTGATAGTAAGGGAATAGACAAAGTGGCCATTGTGGGTAAATTTTCGCCCCGTAACAATCGTCATGAGTTGCAGGTGGCAGACATAGTAACAAAATTGAAACCTAATTGGCAAGTGGAAATGGGACATCGGGACGGCGGTAAGTTGAATTTTCCCCGTCGGGTAGCAACCACGTTGTTTACCTGTGCCACTAAGGAAAAATATCAATCCTTTGTTTACTCAGTACAACAAGCGCTGCGCCAACGGCATATCAACGCTCAGGTTTTTATTTTGAAAGCTGATGGTGGCACAATGCCGCTGGAAAGTTCGATACAATCCCCAGTGGAAACTATCTTTTCAGGACCAGCCGCCAGTACATTGGGGGCACAGGCCCTTACCCCTGCAGGTGAAACATCCTTAGTGATTGACATTGGTGGCACAACCACTGACCTAGCATTAATTTTGTCCGGTCAACCGCTTTTATCTTCAAAGGGTGTAATGCTTGATGATCAATTTACCCAGGTACGGGCATTGGCAGTTAAATCGGTGCCAGTGGGTGGAGACAGCATTGTGGAAGCGGTGGGAAAAGAACTGATTATTTACTCTGAAAGAATGGGTAAACCCTATTGTTTAGGGGGACCATTGCCAACGCCAACCGATGCTTTAAATGTGATGGGCTTAACTAAACTAGGTGATATCGATAAATCCTGGGCGGCCATGGAAGTGCTCAGCCAACAAACCCAAAGATCGCCGGTGGAAGTGGCGAGAAATATCATTGATTTATTTGTTGACACAGTGGTGACTGAAATTGAAAACATGTATTTGGAATGGGAACAAGAACCGGCATACAGAATTTGGGAAGTAATGCAATCAAGAAAGATGCGCACCAAAAATGTTGTTGGGGTAGGTGGCGGTGCCATGGGTTTTGTGCCACAAATAGCAATAAAAATTGGTGGCATACCAATAATCTCTCCCTATGCCACCGCTGCCAATGCCATTGGAGCTGCTGTTGCTAAACCCACCATGCAGGTGACACTGCGTGCTGACACAGAACAAAAGGTGTACAGTATTGAGGAATACGGCTATCAAGGGAAAATTGAAGCCACACCCTTTGGTAGGGATCAAGCATTGAATTTAGCTAAGAAATGGCTATTGGATCGAGCAGCAGCAATAGATATTGGTGATCAAATTCAGGAGATAGAAGTTACTCGCCAGGACGTTTTTAATATTGTCCGAGATATGCAAACCACTGGGAGAATTTATGATGTCTGTGTGCAAACGGTCAGAGGAATTCAATGGCATGTGGATGCAGGGGGGAGACTAATATGA
- a CDS encoding histone deacetylase, with protein sequence MINKTGLVFFPAFDWSISDIHPEREERLLYTRDQIFEEGVLDLPEIVEYSPRVATPHDISRVHFCVPNVDDQVLAAHRIAAGAAMRLSDRIINKEITNGFAIVRPPGHHAMRVVHGNRGFCSINNEAVVIEHLRRTYGIKKIAIVDTDVHHGDGTQDIYYHDPDVLFISFHQDGRTLYPGTGFTDELGGPTAYGSTINIPLPPGVTDKSLHYVVDNLILPVLQDFQPEFIINSAGQDNHYTDPLGSMLITAQGYAQLTEKLRPNLAVLEGGYAIETALPYVNLAILLALAGKDYSNVTEPDYQPGKNVENSKVTEYVCRMVDSLQTTWRKSKEITIDQLCGSNKYYQRPKNIFYDTEYFEEKQLEKVRTCFDCPGYVIIDSHAIQPKLGRCRVLAISIHNRCCKKCIAEAWDAYQEAKKDYRYSYVYLQDKTEDTFITFRREDQSEWLTEG encoded by the coding sequence ATGATAAATAAAACCGGATTAGTGTTTTTCCCAGCCTTTGATTGGTCCATATCAGACATTCACCCGGAACGGGAAGAAAGGCTTTTATATACCAGAGATCAGATTTTCGAAGAGGGCGTGTTGGATTTGCCAGAGATTGTTGAGTATTCTCCTCGGGTTGCCACTCCCCACGATATCTCTAGGGTTCATTTTTGTGTACCAAATGTGGATGATCAGGTATTGGCTGCTCACCGCATCGCTGCCGGTGCTGCCATGCGGTTAAGCGACCGAATTATAAATAAAGAAATCACCAATGGATTTGCCATTGTACGTCCCCCTGGTCACCATGCCATGCGTGTGGTTCATGGTAATCGAGGGTTTTGTAGCATCAACAATGAAGCGGTGGTTATAGAACACTTGCGCAGAACCTATGGCATTAAAAAAATCGCCATTGTGGATACCGATGTTCACCATGGCGATGGAACCCAAGACATATATTATCATGATCCGGATGTGCTTTTTATATCATTCCATCAAGATGGGCGCACCCTTTACCCAGGCACCGGTTTTACCGATGAGCTGGGAGGACCGACAGCATATGGCAGTACCATTAATATTCCGCTGCCCCCAGGGGTAACGGATAAAAGTTTACATTATGTGGTGGATAATCTCATTTTACCGGTGCTACAGGATTTTCAACCAGAATTCATTATAAACTCTGCCGGTCAGGATAACCATTATACAGATCCTTTGGGCAGTATGTTGATCACCGCCCAAGGATATGCCCAATTAACCGAAAAACTCCGGCCAAACCTAGCTGTTTTAGAAGGGGGTTACGCCATAGAAACAGCGTTGCCCTATGTAAATTTAGCGATATTGTTGGCATTGGCCGGTAAGGATTACTCAAATGTTACCGAACCGGACTATCAACCGGGAAAAAACGTTGAGAATTCCAAAGTTACTGAGTATGTTTGTCGAATGGTGGATAGTTTACAAACCACTTGGCGTAAAAGTAAAGAAATCACCATAGATCAATTGTGCGGTAGCAATAAATACTACCAAAGACCTAAAAATATTTTTTACGATACTGAGTACTTTGAAGAAAAACAGTTAGAAAAAGTGAGAACATGTTTTGATTGTCCTGGTTATGTAATTATTGATTCCCATGCAATTCAACCTAAATTAGGACGTTGTCGAGTTTTAGCAATATCCATTCATAATCGCTGTTGTAAAAAATGCATAGCGGAAGCTTGGGACGCCTACCAAGAAGCGAAAAAAGATTATCGCTATTCTTATGTTTACCTACAGGACAAAACGGAAGATACATTTATCACCTTCCGGCGGGAAGACCAGTCTGAATGGCTAACAGAGGGATAA
- a CDS encoding methionine gamma-lyase family protein, with product MQISNKLYQLAEEVETEVGHIYQTIEQKALVNHQRVLQAFRDNRVSDFHLKGGSGYGYGDAGRDVLENIYAAVFGGEAALVRGQIVSGTHAIALCLLGVLQPGDNLLAVQGSPYDTLEETIGIRGNASGSLKRLGVNYNQIELLPNGDLDWDGIDRALSADVKMVMVQRSRGYAWRPSLNIDGIKQLVDFIKARSPKTIVFVDNCYGELVESREPLHVGADLIAGSLIKNPGGGIAPTGGYIVGRQDLVDMAANRWTAPGIGAEVGPTLNHQRLLMQGIFLAPHVVTESLKGAVFAARLFERLDYEVSPRYDEYRTDIIQAVKLGTADKLVEFCRGLQSASPVDSYVVPEPDGMPGYEDAVVMAAGTFVQGASIELSADGPLRDPYAVYLQGGLSKEYVKLGVLSAAERVLNIAK from the coding sequence ATGCAGATTAGCAATAAATTATATCAACTGGCTGAGGAAGTGGAGACAGAAGTAGGTCATATTTATCAAACCATAGAACAAAAGGCCTTAGTAAATCATCAAAGGGTTTTGCAGGCCTTTAGAGATAATCGGGTTAGTGATTTTCATTTAAAGGGTGGCAGTGGATACGGTTATGGAGATGCCGGTAGAGATGTGCTGGAAAATATTTATGCTGCAGTTTTTGGTGGGGAGGCTGCATTGGTTCGGGGGCAAATTGTTTCCGGCACCCATGCCATTGCCCTTTGCCTTTTGGGAGTACTGCAGCCGGGAGATAACCTATTGGCAGTCCAAGGCTCCCCTTACGACACTTTGGAGGAAACCATTGGTATTCGAGGTAATGCCAGTGGTTCGTTAAAAAGATTAGGAGTGAACTACAATCAAATTGAGCTACTGCCAAATGGTGATCTTGATTGGGATGGTATAGACCGAGCTTTATCCGCTGACGTTAAAATGGTGATGGTGCAACGTTCCCGTGGCTACGCTTGGCGCCCATCTCTGAATATAGATGGCATTAAGCAGTTGGTGGATTTTATCAAAGCCAGAAGTCCAAAGACCATTGTTTTTGTAGATAATTGTTATGGCGAACTGGTGGAATCAAGGGAACCTCTACATGTGGGAGCCGATTTAATTGCTGGTTCGTTAATTAAAAATCCTGGCGGTGGTATAGCTCCCACCGGTGGCTATATAGTGGGCAGGCAGGACCTGGTGGATATGGCTGCCAACCGCTGGACTGCCCCAGGTATTGGCGCTGAGGTGGGGCCAACATTGAATCATCAACGCCTTTTGATGCAAGGCATATTTTTAGCCCCCCATGTGGTAACCGAATCTTTAAAGGGTGCAGTATTTGCTGCCAGGCTATTTGAACGTTTAGATTATGAAGTGTCACCCCGTTATGACGAATATAGAACAGACATCATTCAGGCCGTTAAACTTGGTACTGCGGACAAGCTGGTGGAGTTCTGTCGTGGATTACAAAGTGCTTCACCGGTGGATTCTTATGTGGTGCCTGAACCCGATGGCATGCCTGGTTATGAAGATGCGGTGGTGATGGCGGCAGGAACCTTTGTTCAGGGTGCCTCCATTGAGTTGTCAGCAGACGGGCCATTAAGGGACCCCTATGCCGTATATTTACAAGGTGGGTTATCTAAAGAATATGTAAAGTTAGGTGTACTAAGCGCCGCTGAGCGGGTGTTAAATATAGCAAAATAA